From one Lolium rigidum isolate FL_2022 chromosome 4, APGP_CSIRO_Lrig_0.1, whole genome shotgun sequence genomic stretch:
- the LOC124648524 gene encoding serine/arginine repetitive matrix protein 1-like: MGCCASKKLSEPPGAAGEEHRRKVVEARDLPPPEEEKVKEVLSETPRVKPRPKPKRVAGAVVAPAAEKANPKDGVARAKDGGGDRVRRAARPARSLEEKSEAASESSAATTATGPDRSPSKPPRYRQGATSGEPRRARRDRNAAAVPGGRASPSPPPPRRDPGRRSPSPAAKRSSQDQRREAAASCAQRKPPVPARPCGRNPTPRRAQEAPTQPAPALALSQGSTHCASPPTPQAPVQQEDAASCGDGVDGAGDGEGKESLENPLVSMECFIFL; the protein is encoded by the coding sequence ATGGGCTGCTGCGCCAGCAAGAAGCTCAGCGAGCCGCCGGGCGCGGCCGGGGAAGAACACCGGAGGAAGGTCGTCGAGGCCCGCGacctgccgccgccggaggaggagaaggtcaaGGAGGTGCTCTCGGAGACGCCCCGCGTCAAGCCGCGGCCCAAGCCCAAGCGAGTCGCTGGCGCCGTagtggcgccggcggcggagaaggccaaCCCGAAGGACGGCGTTGCCAGGGCAAAGGACGGTGGTGGCGACAGGGTCCgcagggcagcgcggcctgcgCGTTCCCTCGAGGAGAAGTCGGAGGCGGCGTCCGAGTCGTCGGCCGCGACCACGGCGACGGGACCCGACAGGTCGCCGTCGAAGCCGCCCAGGTACAGGCAGGGTGCCACGTCCGGCGAGCCCAGGCGCGCCAGGCGGGACCGCAACGCCGCCGCTGTTCCTGGCGGGCGCGcgtctccctcgccgccgcctccgaggcGCGACCCTGGACGGaggtcgccgtcgccggcggcgaaGCGGTCGTCGCAGGACCAGCGCCGCGAGGCCGCGGCCTCCTGCGCTCAGCGGAAGCCGCCTGTGCCCGCGAGGCCGTGCGGCCGGAATCCAACGCCGAGGCGTGCGCAGGAGGCGCCAACCCAGCCAGCGCCGGCGCTGGCACTGTCACAGGGCTCTACGCACTGCGCGTCGCCACCTACACCGCaggcaccggtgcagcaggaGGATGCTGCCTCCTGCGGCGATGGCGTCGACggagccggcgacggcgaggggaaGGAGTCGTTGGAGAACCCCCTGGTGTCCATGGAATGCTTCATCTTCCTGTAG
- the LOC124650100 gene encoding secretory carrier-associated membrane protein 3 has translation MAGRGRNGFEDDDVNPFAGGSVPPASNSRLSPLSHEPAGFYNVDIPMDSTKDKKKEKELQAMEAELNKREKELQRREEAASRAGIVIEEKNWPPLFPMIHHNISNEIPIHLQKMQYLAFSSFLGIAACLFFNIIATTTAWIKGEGVMIWLLAIIYFISGVPGAYVLWYRPLYNAMRTESALKFGWFFLFYMIHIIFCVWSAVSPPFPFKGNSLTGILPAIDVITKSAIVGIFYFVGFGLFCLESLLSIAVIQQVYMYFRGSGKAQEMKQQAARGALSSAF, from the exons ATGGCGGGGAGGGGCCGCAACGGCTTCGAGGACGACGACGTCAACCCCTTCGCG GGTGGGAGCGTTCCCCCTGCATCCAATTCTAGACTGTCACCTCTCTCCCACGAACCAGCTGGTTTTTATAATGTGGACATTCCTATGGATTCAACTAAG GAtaagaaaaaagagaaagaacTCCAGGCAATGGAAGCTGAGCTCAACAAAAGAGAAAAG GAATTGCAAAGGAGGGAAGAGGCTGCATCGCGAG CTGGAATTGTTATTGAAGAGAAAAACTGGCCACCCCTTTTCCCAATGATTCACCACAATATTTCAAATGAGATACCCATCCATCTACAAAAAATGCAGTACCTTGCATTTTCATCATTTTTGG GAATTGCTGCctgcctcttcttcaatatcataGCGACTACAACAGCATGGATTAAAGGGGAAG GTGTTATGATTTGGCTGCTTGCAATTATCTACTTCATATCTGGTGTCCCTGGGGCTTATGTGTTGTGGTATCGCCCTCTTTATAACGCAATGAG AACTGAGAGTGCTTTGAAGTTTGGGTGGTTTTTTCTGTTTTACATG ATTCATATAATCTTCTGCGTGTGGTCAGCAGTGTCTCCCCCATTTCCTTTCAAAGGAAATTCTTTGAC TGGGATTTTGCCTGCCATTGATGTCATAACCAAGAGTGCTATTGTTGGG ATATTTTACTTTGTTGGATTCGGACTGTTCTGCCTTGAATCACTGCTGAGCATAGCTGTCATTCAG CAAGTATACATGTACTTCCGTGGAAGTGGAAAAGCGCAGGAGATGAAACAACAGGCAGCACGTGGTGCCCTGAGTTCTGCGTTCTGA
- the LOC124707430 gene encoding sulfite reductase [ferredoxin], chloroplastic-like, whose translation MSAVGGAEFHGFGGAAQLPRSRMLGRPLRVAPPGASPAGGGGNASAASIRAVSAPLKKDATVKRSKVEIIKENSNFLRYPLNEELVSDAPNVNENAVQLIKFHGSYQQSDREVRGQKNYSFMLRTKNPSGKVPNQTYLAMDTLADEFGIGTLRLTTRQTFQLHGVLKKNLKTVISTVIKNMGSTLGACGDLNRNVLAPAAPYVRKDVLFAQETAENIAALLAPQSGAYYDLWVDGEKIMSAEEPPEVTAARNDNSHGTNFPDSPEPIYGTQYLPRKFKIAVTVGGDNSVDILTNDIGVVVVSDSAGEPVGFNLYVGGGMGRTHRVETTFPRLADPLGYVPKEDILYAIKAIVVTQRDNGRRDDRRYSRLKYLLDRWGIDKFRAEAEKYYGKKFEEFRPQPEWQFNSYLGWQEQGDGKLFYGVHVDNGRLGGQVKKTLREIIEKYNLDVSITPNQNLILCGVEQAWREPITAALAQAGLLEPKDVDLLNITSMACPALPLCPLAQTEAERGILPILKRIRAVFDKVGIKEEESVVVRITGCPNGCARPYMAEVGFVGDGPNSYQIWLGGTPNQTTLAETFMNKVKLQDIEKVLEPLFSYWHSTRQEGESFGTFTNRMGFDQLKEVVNKWAESAAAA comes from the exons ATGTCGGCGGTGGGCGGCGCCGAGTTCCACGGCTTCGGCGGCGCGGCGCAGCTGCCCAGGTCCCGGATGCTCGGGCGGCCCCTCAGGGTGGCGCCGCCCGGGGCGTCgccggctggcggcggcggcaacgcATCGGCGGCCAGCATTCGCGCAGTCTCCGCG CCTTTGAAGAAAGACGCCACAGTCAAGCGAAGCAAGGTTGAGATAATCAAGGAGAACAGCAACTTCCTCCGGTACCCTCTGAACGAGGAGCTGGTCTCGGACGCTCCGAACGTCAACGAGAACGCCGTGCAGCTCATCAAGTTCCACGGGAGCTACCAGCAGAGCGACCGCGAGGTCCGCGGGCAGAAGAACTACTCCTTCATGCTCCGCACCAAGAACCCTTCCGGGAAAGTCCCCAACCAGACCTACCTGGCCATGGACACGCTGGCCGACGAGTTCGGGATCGGGACGCTCCGTCTGACGACCAGGCAGACGTTCCAGCTGCACGGCGTTCTCAAGAAGaacctcaagaccgtcatcagCACCGTGATCAAGAACATGGGGTCGACCTTGGGTGCCTGCGGGGATCTCAACAGGAACGTGCTTGCGCCTGCCGCGCCGTATGTGAGAAAGGATGTCCTGTTTGCGCAGGAGACGGCGGAGAACATTGCGGCGCTTCTTGCGCCGCAGTCGGGTGCTTACTATGACCTGTGGGTGGATGGGGAGAAGATTATGTCGGCGGAAGAACCTCCTGAGGTCACGGCTGCCCGGAATGACAACTCACATGGAACAAACTTCCCTGATTCCCCTGAACCTATCTACGGAACCCAGTACCTGCCCAGGAAGTTCAAGATTGCCGTCACAGTTGGTGGTGATAACTCGGTTGATATTCTGACCAATGACatcggtgttgttgttgtttcggATAGCGCGGGAGAGCCTGTTGGCTTTAACCTCTAT GTTGGAGGTGGCATGGGAAGGACACACCGAGTGGAAACCACATTCCCTCGACTGGCTGATCCACTTGGTtatgttcctaaggaggatatatTATATGCTATAAAGGCAATAGTTGTCACACAGAGGGATAATGGAAGAAGAGATGACCGCAGGTACAGCAGATTGAAGTATCTCCTTGACCGTTGGGGAATTGACAAGTTTCGGGCAGAAGCTGAAAAATATTATGGAAAGAAGTTTGAAGAATTCCGTCCACAGCCAGAATGGCAATTCAACAGCTACCTTGGCTGGCAGGAACAG GGTGATGGTAAATTATTCTATGGAGTGCATGTTGACAATGGTCGTCTCGGCGGGCAAGTAAAGAAAACTCTGCGGGAGATTATTGAGAAGTACAACTTGGATGTTAGCATTACCCCAAACCAAAATCTTATCTTATGTGGGGTTGAACAGGCATGGAGAGAACCCATCACTGCAGCTCTTGCTCAAGCTGGTCTGTTG GAACCGAAGGATGTTGATCTCCTGAACATAACCTCCATGGCGTGTCCTGCCTTACCTCTGTGCCCTCTAGCACAAACAGAAGCTGAACGAGGGATCCTACCAATTCTTAAACGAATCAGAGCAGTTTTCGACAAG GTTGGCATCAAGGAAGAGGAGTCCGTAGTGGTGAGAATAACTGGCTGCCCTAATGGATGCGCCAGACCATACATGGCAGAGGTTGGTTTCGTTGGTGATGGCCCAAACAGTTACCAG ATTTGGCTTGGAGGAACACCCAACCAGACCACCTTGGCAGAAACGTTTATGAATAAAGTGAAGCTTCAAGATATTGAGAAGGTTTTGGAACCACTGTTTTCCTATTGGCACAGCACACGTCAGGAAGGCGAATCTTTTGGGACCTTCACAAACCGAATG GGTTTTGACCAACTGAAAGAGGTGGTCAACAAGTGGGCAGAGTCTGCAGCAGCCGCATAA